From Musa acuminata AAA Group cultivar baxijiao chromosome BXJ3-8, Cavendish_Baxijiao_AAA, whole genome shotgun sequence, one genomic window encodes:
- the LOC103994564 gene encoding pentatricopeptide repeat-containing protein At3g22150, chloroplastic — translation MAFPPLPLHHVTRTAHFFSPPAAAAPPPSSLLPATLPAANQEAKHPNHRRRGILLRHEQQQEQPQESPQDPQARREKHNNYPKLTIRARLSQLCKEGRLDAARRLLSDSLARSAPTPTLLWNTLLIGYVCNSLPHEALRLYALMNSSSSHHHSRHGCPRSDAYTYSSALKACADSRQLRLGKSIHCHVIRRSRAPPKSQILNNSLLNMYASALEPETSHADTIRFLFDRMPKRNVVAWNTLIGWYVRCRRPDRALAQFRLMLEVGIRPTPVSFITVFPAVAATEEGSQYGDVLYGLIVKHGHHYIDDQFVISSAVLMYAQLSEVQSARRIFDQAKEKNTQVWNTMIGGYVQNGGYGEALALLVQILESNMVDPDAVTFLSSLMAVSQSQDLGLGKQVHAYLIKRNCSLLPLVLCNALIVMYSRCGKVQVALELFRRMPQRDVVSWNTMISAFVQNGLNLEGVSLVYEMQKDGFLVDSVTAAALLSAASDAGNIMMGKETHGYLLRHGVKFDGIASYLIDMYAKSGSVEIARRLFDGEQADERDRVTWNAMIAGYTHSGQTEEATAVLRKMLKERLTPNAVTLASILPACSPVGGIRAGKEIHGFAVRRYLDENVFVGTALIDMYSRCGHISFAERTFDGMEDRNTVTYTTMLSGFGQHGLGEKALTLFSSMREAGVRPDGITFVALISGCSSSGLVDEGVAVYESMEEFGVEATPEHHCCVVDLLGRAGRVEEAYELAKGLGDDGNYAGIWGSLLAACRIHRKLELGESVADRLFEIGKERGLAGYRVLLSNVYAADRNWDNVDRVRKEMRERGLRKEPGSSWIQVGDWSHRFMSRDRTHPENDQIYAMLRGLALEMKSPGYDTTLRPCDSDSTSSSMTTLLDASAT, via the coding sequence TTCTCTTTTGCCTGCCACTCTCCCCGCAGCGAACCAGGAAGCCAAGCATCCCAATCACCGCCGTCGTGGCATCCTCCTCCGACATGAGCAACAGCAAGAGCAACCACAAGAGTCTCCCCAGGACCCGCAGGCCAGAAGAGAGAAGCACAATAATTATCCCAAGCTCACCATTCGAGCCCGGCTGAGCCAGCTCTGCAAGGAGGGCCGTCTTGACGCAGCCCGTCGCCTCCTCTCCGATTCCCTCGCCCGCTCTGCCCCCACCCCCACGCTTCTCTGGAACACCCTCCTCATTGGCTACGTCTGCAACTCCCTCCCCCACGAGGCCCTCCGCCTCTACGCCCTAATGAACTCTTCCTCCTCCCACCACCACTCTCGTCATGGCTGCCCCCGCTCCGACGCATACACTTACTCCTCCGCGCTAAAGGCCTGCGCTGACTCCCGCCAGCTTCGGCTCGGCAAATCCATCCACTGCCACGTCATCCGTCGCTCTCGGGCACCCCCCAAGAGCCAGATCCTCAATAACTCCCTTCTCAACATGTACGCTTCCGCTCTTGAGCCTGAGACGTCCCACGCCGATACCATCCGTTTCTTGTTCGATAGAATGCCTAAGAGAAATGTCGTTGCGTGGAATACATTGATCGGATGGTACGTCCGATGCCGCCGTCCTGATCGTGCGTTGGCACAGTTTAGGCTTATGCTGGAGGTCGGTATTCGGCCAACTCCTGTCAGTTTTATCACCGTCTTCCCAGCGGTTGCTGCTACGGAGGAGGGTAGCCAGTACGGCGACGTGCTCTATGGGTTGATTGTTAAGCATGGCCATCACTATATCGACGATCAGTTTGTCATCAGCTCCGCTGTTTTGATGTACGCCCAACTTTCGGAGGTCCAATCAGCGAGGCGGATATTTGATCAAGCGAAGGAGAAAAATACGCAAGTGTGGAACACCATGATTGGTGGGTACGTTCAGAATGGTGGTTACGGTGAAGCTCTTGCTCTCTTGGTCCAGATTTTGGAGTCAAACATGGTTGATCCCGACGCTGTGACGTTTCTCTCCTCCCTAATGGCGGTCTCGCAGTCGCAGGATCTCGGGCTGGGGAAACAAGTCCATGCATATCTGATCAAGAGGAATTGTTCCCTGCTGCCTTTGGTGCTGTGCAATGCGCTCATAGTTATGTATTCGCGGTGTGGTAAAGTTCAGGTTGCGCTCGAGCTTTTCCGTCGGATGCCCCAGAGAGATGTCGTCTCATGGAACACCATGATTTCGGCTTTTGTGCAGAACGGTTTAAATCTCGAGGGGGTATCGCTGGTGTACGAGATGCAGAAAGATGGGTTTTTGGTGGATTCAGTGACTGCGGCGGCTTTGCTTTCGGCAGCATCCGATGCGGGCAATATCATGATGGGAAAAGAGACGCATGGTTACCTCCTTCGGCACGGCGTCAAGTTTGATGGGATCGCTAGTTATCTGATAGACATGTATGCAAAGTCGGGCTCGGTCGAGATCGCACGGCGACTGTTTGATGGGGAGCAAGCGGATGAGCGAGATAGAGTCACCTGGAATGCGATGATTGCTGGGTACACCCATAGCGGGCAGACCGAAGAAGCTACGGCCGTGTTGAGAAAGATGCTTAAAGAACGCCTGACGCCCAATGCAGTGACGCTGGCGTCCATCCTTCCTGCCTGTAGCCCGGTTGGAGGAATCCGAGCTGGTAAAGAGATCCATGGGTTTGCCGTTCGCCGGTATCTAGACGAGAATGTGTTCGTGGGCACAGCATTGATCGACATGTACTCCAGATGCGGTCACATCTCGTTTGCGGAAAGAACGTTCGATGGCATGGAGGACAGGAACACTGTCACTTACACAACGATGCTGTCAGGCTTTGGTCAGCACGGGCTCGGTGAAAAAGCTTTGACTCTGTTTAGCTCCATGAGAGAAGCAGGGGTAAGACCCGATGGCATCACCTTCGTAGCACTTATATCGGGGTGTAGTTCCTCCGGGTTGGTAGACGAAGGTGTCGCAGTATATGAATCAATGGAGGAATTTGGCGTAGAGGCAACTCCGGAACATCATTGTTGCGTGGTGGATTTATTGGGTAGGGCTGGAAGAGTGGAGGAAGCATATGAGTTGGCTAAAGGATTAGGGGATGATGGAAATTATGCAGGAATCTGGGGTTCTTTGCTTGCCGCATGTAGGATTCATCGCAAACTGGAGTTGGGGGAGTCGGTAGCTGACAGGCTGTTTGAGATAGGGAAGGAGAGGGGACTTGCGGGTTATCGTGTTCTTCTTTCGAACGTGTATGCCGCCGACAGGAACTGGGACAATGTGGATAGGGTGAGAAAGGAGATGAGAGAAAGAGGACTGAGGAAGGAACCTGGTTCCAGTTGGATCCAAGTTGGGGATTGGTCACACCGATTCATGTCTCGGGACCGAACCCACCCAGAGAACGACCAGATATATGCGATGCTTCGAGGGTTAGCTTTGGAGATGAAATCACCAGGTTATGACACCACCCTCCGACCTTGCGATTCTGATTCCACAAGCAGCAGTATGACAACTTTGTTGGATGCTAGTGCGACGTGA